One window from the genome of Pempheris klunzingeri isolate RE-2024b chromosome 7, fPemKlu1.hap1, whole genome shotgun sequence encodes:
- the LOC139203759 gene encoding SH2 domain-containing protein 6 isoform X1: MSFFGKLKNLHSGPPAPPRRTDNNAGWPPDEFDDEEGDMYEAPPCERPPKKVPPRQEEENVYLERTSNPAVPQRQAAPPPRPGKPSKVIQKPPQRAEDFYYEPNSRNPPEIDRNEKPGRKKMKPPPSVHSAPAPVPAPNTEEDVYLDPNEDQEDNDDLYLEPTAACPPAPHGPMRMPPSPKTLLPSPIPMMKPPVPRAKSNSILPSLNEIKTAPSVEARRATFPPKLPPPTLSIKPPLPANLKEAKPSPPNPPISDTKPVASSGGIRASKQSGNEVSICTENLTQVSEDWFTVIYIFMPLQAKEWFAGDCNRKAAEDLLLRVNKDGAFLIRHSSAQSTRQPYTLAVLYQQKVYNIPIRFLEETRGYALGKEGKKNEEIFITLDEMISHHMNNQLLLIDSKSQAKHTAYLTHAARP, from the exons agctTCTTTGGAAAACTGAAGAACCT ACACAGTGGACCACCAGCTCCACCCAGACGGACAG ATAATAATGCAGGATGGCCACCGGATGAGTTT GATGATGAGGAAGGTGACATGTATGAAGCTCCACCGTGTGAGCGGCCGCCCAAGAAAGTCCCACCgagacaagaggaggagaacGTTTATCTGG AGAGGACATCCAATCCAGCTGTTCCACAGAGGCAGGCTGCTCCTCCGCCCAGACCAGGCAAACCCTCG AAAGTCATCCAGAAACCTCCACAACGTGCTGAAGATTTCTACTATGAGCCCAACAGCAGGAATC CACCTGAGATAGACAGGAATGAGAAGCCcgggaggaagaagatgaagcCACCTCCATCTGTCCACTCTGCTCCTGCTCCAGTCCCTGCACCCAACACTGAGGAAG ATGTGTATCTGGATCCAAATGAAGATCAG GAAGATAATGACGACCTGTATTTAGAACCGACAGCTG CTTGCCCCCCTGCCCCTCATGGGCCGATGAGGATGCCTCCATCTCCCAAGACGCTCCTACCTTCTCCCATTCCCAT GATGAAGCCTCCAGTTCCCAGAGCTAAGTCT AATTCAATCTTGCCTTCCTTGAATGAGATAAAAACAG CTCCTTCAGTTGAAGCAAGACGCGCCACATTTCCTCCCAAACTCCCTCCTCCTACCCTCAGTATTAAGCCCCCTCTGCCTGCAAACCTGAAGGAAGCTAAACCCAG CCCTCCAAATCCTCCTATATCGGACACTAAGCCCGTGG CCTCCTCTGGTGGCATCAGGGCATCCAAACAATCTGGGAATGAGGTATCGATCTGCACTGAGAATCTAACACAAGTTAGTGAGGACTGGTTTactgttatttatatatttatgccATTGCAGGCCAAAGAATGGTTTGCTGGAGATTGCAACAGAAAGGCAGCTGAGGATCTCTTGCTGAGGGTCAACAAG GACGGTGCCTTCCTCATTCGACACAGCTCAGCCCAGAGCACCCGCCAGCCGTACACCCTCGCTGTGCTCTACCAGCAGAAGGTGTACAACATTCCCATCCGCTTCCTGGAGGAGACACGCGGTTACGCCCTCGGAAAAGAGGGCAAGAAGAACGAAGAG ATTTTCATCACCCTTGATGAGATGATTTCCCACCACATGAATAACCAGCTGCTTCTGATAGACAGCAAAAGCCAGGCCAAGCACACAGCATATTTAACCCACGCTGCACGTCCTTAA
- the LOC139203759 gene encoding SH2 domain-containing protein 6 isoform X2, translating to MSFFGKLKNLHSGPPAPPRRTDNNAGWPPDEFDDEEGDMYEAPPCERPPKKVPPRQEEENVYLERTSNPAVPQRQAAPPPRPGKPSKVIQKPPQRAEDFYYEPNSRNPPEIDRNEKPGRKKMKPPPSVHSAPAPVPAPNTEEDVYLDPNEDQEDNDDLYLEPTAACPPAPHGPMRMPPSPKTLLPSPIPMMKPPVPRAKSNSILPSLNEIKTAPSVEARRATFPPKLPPPTLSIKPPLPANLKEAKPSPPNPPISDTKPVASSGGIRASKQSGNEAKEWFAGDCNRKAAEDLLLRVNKDGAFLIRHSSAQSTRQPYTLAVLYQQKVYNIPIRFLEETRGYALGKEGKKNEEIFITLDEMISHHMNNQLLLIDSKSQAKHTAYLTHAARP from the exons agctTCTTTGGAAAACTGAAGAACCT ACACAGTGGACCACCAGCTCCACCCAGACGGACAG ATAATAATGCAGGATGGCCACCGGATGAGTTT GATGATGAGGAAGGTGACATGTATGAAGCTCCACCGTGTGAGCGGCCGCCCAAGAAAGTCCCACCgagacaagaggaggagaacGTTTATCTGG AGAGGACATCCAATCCAGCTGTTCCACAGAGGCAGGCTGCTCCTCCGCCCAGACCAGGCAAACCCTCG AAAGTCATCCAGAAACCTCCACAACGTGCTGAAGATTTCTACTATGAGCCCAACAGCAGGAATC CACCTGAGATAGACAGGAATGAGAAGCCcgggaggaagaagatgaagcCACCTCCATCTGTCCACTCTGCTCCTGCTCCAGTCCCTGCACCCAACACTGAGGAAG ATGTGTATCTGGATCCAAATGAAGATCAG GAAGATAATGACGACCTGTATTTAGAACCGACAGCTG CTTGCCCCCCTGCCCCTCATGGGCCGATGAGGATGCCTCCATCTCCCAAGACGCTCCTACCTTCTCCCATTCCCAT GATGAAGCCTCCAGTTCCCAGAGCTAAGTCT AATTCAATCTTGCCTTCCTTGAATGAGATAAAAACAG CTCCTTCAGTTGAAGCAAGACGCGCCACATTTCCTCCCAAACTCCCTCCTCCTACCCTCAGTATTAAGCCCCCTCTGCCTGCAAACCTGAAGGAAGCTAAACCCAG CCCTCCAAATCCTCCTATATCGGACACTAAGCCCGTGG CCTCCTCTGGTGGCATCAGGGCATCCAAACAATCTGGGAATGAG GCCAAAGAATGGTTTGCTGGAGATTGCAACAGAAAGGCAGCTGAGGATCTCTTGCTGAGGGTCAACAAG GACGGTGCCTTCCTCATTCGACACAGCTCAGCCCAGAGCACCCGCCAGCCGTACACCCTCGCTGTGCTCTACCAGCAGAAGGTGTACAACATTCCCATCCGCTTCCTGGAGGAGACACGCGGTTACGCCCTCGGAAAAGAGGGCAAGAAGAACGAAGAG ATTTTCATCACCCTTGATGAGATGATTTCCCACCACATGAATAACCAGCTGCTTCTGATAGACAGCAAAAGCCAGGCCAAGCACACAGCATATTTAACCCACGCTGCACGTCCTTAA